CGGGGGCCCGCGTGGTGACTGCGCCGCAGTCGACCAGATCGGAAAGGAGGACTTTGGCGACCACCGCGGGCAGTCGCAGGCGCGCCGCGATCTCCGCCACCGAAGTGGAGTCGTGGCACAGTTCGAGGACCTGTGCGTGCTCCGGATCCAGCTGGGGCGGAGCCACCCGACCGGTGTCCCTCACCAGGGACAGCAGGTCCAGCTTGTTGGTGGGGCTGGTGCGCCCGTTGCTCACCGTGTACGGGCGCACCAGGCGTCCGGCGCTCTCGTCGAGCCACAGTTCTTCTTCTGACACCGCCATATTTACCGGGCGGGCGTCGCAAGGAAGGGGCGGACACTCTTGATCAACTGGGACATCTCGTAACCGAGGACGCCCGCGTCGGCTTCCCGATCCGCCAGAACGGCCAGGACCGAACCGAAGCCGGCCGAGGAGATGAACAGCAGGGTGTCGTCGAGCTCCACCACCACCTGCCGGATCACGTCACTGTTGCCGAACTTCATTCCTGCGCCGCGCGCGAGTGAGAAGAGCCCGGAGGCGATCGCGGCCAACTGCTCTCCGCCGTCGACGTCCATTCCGTAGACGGCCTTCGCCAGCCCGTCGGAGGACAGCAGGACGGTGCTGCGGGTATGTGGAACCCGTTCGGCCAGGTTGCCCAGCAGCCAAACGAGGTCCGAATCTTGGTTCGAGGGAACAGGGCTCACCATTGTGGATGAACTCTCCTTCGGGAGGGACAAGCGGTGCTTGGTCAGCTGGTGCTGTCGGTACGGTCCGAGGAAGTGCCTTCGGTCTCCTCCTCGGCGCTGCTGAAGCCCTTCTGGAAGGCGGCCATCAGGCCCGGGGAGTGATCAGCGCCCGCACCGTCGTGTTTGGGCGTGTCGCGCAGTTGGGGTGCCAGGTGCGCTTGCACGCGGCGCTCCGGTAGCGGCGGACGCTCACTGCGGTTCGCCGGAGGGGAGGAGGTCCGATCAGCGGCCGGGGGGGATTGTGCGGGTTCTCGGCCGAGCCCTTGCGCGCCCGGTCGGGTACCGAGGGCCCGTTGGGGCGGCGCCGCCCGCGGAGCGTCCGGCGCGGTGGTCGCCGGCCCGCCGGAACGGCCGTTCTCCGTGTTCCGCCCGTTCACCGCCGGATCCGACCTCGAGCCGGTGTGGAGCCCGGACGCGTATGACGGGGGCTGCGTCGAAAACGCTTCGGCGGCGGGACGGGCGGCGGCCACCGAGGTGGGTTCCGGGCGCGTCGACTGCTTCTGCGATCGGAGTCCGCGGTCCTGGGACAGAGGATCGACCAGCCTTTTCGGCAACACGACGACGGTCTGGGTCCCCCCGTAGACATTCGTCTGAAGCTGGACCCTTACACCGTGCTTGCGGGCGAGGGTCGACACCACGAACAGTCCGATGCGCCCGTCGCGCAGCAGTTCGCCGATGTTGATCCGGCCGGGGTCGGCGAGCAGGCCGTTGATCCGGCGTTGTTCATCGGGCTGGACGCCCAGACCGCGGTCCTCGATCTCGATGGCCGTGCCGGCGGTGACGTTCTCGACGTGGATCAGCACCTGGGTGCGGGGAGGGGAGAACTTGGTGGCGTTCTCGATGAGCTCGGCGATCAGGTGGACGACGTCGACGACGGCGCTGCCGTCCAGGGTGCCGGTGACCGGGGGGACCACCTTGACCCGCGAGTAGTGCTCGACCTCGGCGACCGCCGAGCGCAGCACCTCGTACAGGCCCACCGGTCTGCTCCACTGGCGCCGCGACGCGGCACCACCGAGCACCGCGAGGCTCTCGGACTGGCGGCGCATGCGGGTGGCGAGGTGGTCGATGGTGAACAGGCCCTTGAGGAGGTCGGGGTCCTCGACCTGCGCCTCCAGTTCGTCGAGCAGACCGATCTCCCGGTGGACCAGCGACTGCATCCGCCGGGCGACGTTCACGAACACCTCGACCTGCTGATCGCTCTCGCCGCCGGGCCTCGAGCCGGCCATCCGCAGAACGGCGTCCTGTGCGGCGTGCCGCTCTTTCTGCAGATCCGCCTCGAGGAGCCGGAAGGGGTCATCGTCCTCGATCGACGGAGGGACCGCGTCGCGTGGCGCGAAGCGCTCGCCGCTCTCCGTCCTTTCGACCAGCCGCCGCAGGTCCTCCCGACCATCGGCGCACGAGGACCGCAGGGCGTCGATCCGCTCGTGGATCCGGTCCGTGGCGCGTCCCGCCCCATAGAAGGCGGCGGCCAGGACGAGCGCGGCCCCCACCGCGACCACGGCCGATACGGCACCGGTCACTGCGGCGGAGGGTGCGGCGACGAGTACGGCCGCCATCGCCGCCAAGGCCAGGAGCGCCATAGCGGCTGCGGGAAGTACGCAGACCCACAGGTGGAGGGTGCGTATACCACTCGAAGCGCGTGTATCCCGAGCGGGACGTCCGTCGCGTCGCCGGACGGGGGGTTCAACGGTGGTGAACGGGGGGAACTCAGACATCAGCGTCCTCGGTACGTGAGGGCCGGTCGGTGGTGCTGATCATATTAGCGGTTTCATGATCATTAAGCCCCTTTTTCCTTTCGTTGAGGCTGGTCAAGGGGGCGTGCGGGCTCGTGGCGCCTCCCTCTGCGCAGAGAAGTCCCTGGTGAGCGCGCTT
This sequence is a window from Spinactinospora alkalitolerans. Protein-coding genes within it:
- a CDS encoding roadblock/LC7 domain-containing protein, with translation MVSPVPSNQDSDLVWLLGNLAERVPHTRSTVLLSSDGLAKAVYGMDVDGGEQLAAIASGLFSLARGAGMKFGNSDVIRQVVVELDDTLLFISSAGFGSVLAVLADREADAGVLGYEMSQLIKSVRPFLATPAR
- a CDS encoding DUF742 domain-containing protein; translated protein: MAVSEEELWLDESAGRLVRPYTVSNGRTSPTNKLDLLSLVRDTGRVAPPQLDPEHAQVLELCHDSTSVAEIAARLRLPAVVAKVLLSDLVDCGAVTTRAPGSATDPTDRFVLEALLHGLQQRL
- a CDS encoding sensor histidine kinase, which gives rise to MALLALAAMAAVLVAAPSAAVTGAVSAVVAVGAALVLAAAFYGAGRATDRIHERIDALRSSCADGREDLRRLVERTESGERFAPRDAVPPSIEDDDPFRLLEADLQKERHAAQDAVLRMAGSRPGGESDQQVEVFVNVARRMQSLVHREIGLLDELEAQVEDPDLLKGLFTIDHLATRMRRQSESLAVLGGAASRRQWSRPVGLYEVLRSAVAEVEHYSRVKVVPPVTGTLDGSAVVDVVHLIAELIENATKFSPPRTQVLIHVENVTAGTAIEIEDRGLGVQPDEQRRINGLLADPGRINIGELLRDGRIGLFVVSTLARKHGVRVQLQTNVYGGTQTVVVLPKRLVDPLSQDRGLRSQKQSTRPEPTSVAAARPAAEAFSTQPPSYASGLHTGSRSDPAVNGRNTENGRSGGPATTAPDAPRAAPPQRALGTRPGAQGLGREPAQSPPAADRTSSPPANRSERPPLPERRVQAHLAPQLRDTPKHDGAGADHSPGLMAAFQKGFSSAEEETEGTSSDRTDSTS